A genomic window from Rhizobium sp. 007 includes:
- a CDS encoding type II toxin-antitoxin system Phd/YefM family antitoxin, which translates to MKQFTTGDLNKQVGDVTDAAAREPVVITRHRKPRYVLMSYEHYERIRAGADPRRTVKASEMPDEHAELFAGALDRLSRGEGYDDES; encoded by the coding sequence ATGAAGCAGTTTACCACGGGCGATCTCAACAAGCAGGTTGGCGATGTCACGGATGCGGCGGCGCGTGAGCCGGTCGTGATCACCCGGCATCGCAAGCCCCGTTATGTGCTAATGAGCTATGAGCACTACGAGCGCATACGCGCCGGCGCCGATCCACGCCGAACCGTCAAGGCGAGTGAGATGCCAGATGAGCATGCCGAACTTTTCGCCGGCGCGCTCGATCGACTGTCCCGCGGCGAAGGATATGACGATGAGTCGTGA
- a CDS encoding PIN domain-containing protein, whose product MSFLLDTNAISMFSPSRASASDAFADWVNEQDQLDAIYLSVVTIHEFEKCVRLLEAKGAKAKAAGIHMWLQGLIAGHGDHILPVDNDVALESGKLEAKAITAGHSPGAVDAIIAGTASIHKLTVITANLKHFRPFGIAVKSPDQVAR is encoded by the coding sequence GTGAGCTTTCTTCTCGACACCAACGCCATTTCCATGTTCTCACCTTCCAGGGCGAGTGCATCAGACGCCTTTGCCGATTGGGTCAATGAGCAAGACCAACTGGACGCAATCTATCTTTCAGTGGTCACGATCCATGAATTTGAAAAATGCGTCCGCCTATTGGAAGCGAAAGGTGCCAAGGCAAAAGCGGCAGGGATTCACATGTGGCTGCAAGGCCTGATCGCTGGACATGGTGACCATATTTTGCCGGTCGACAACGATGTCGCTCTTGAATCTGGCAAGCTGGAAGCGAAAGCGATTACTGCCGGACACAGTCCAGGTGCGGTCGACGCGATAATTGCAGGGACGGCAAGCATTCATAAGCTCACCGTTATCACTGCAAACCTAAAGCACTTCCGACCGTTCGGTATTGCCGTTAAGTCACCGGATCAAGTTGCTCGCTAA
- a CDS encoding type II toxin-antitoxin system Phd/YefM family antitoxin, translated as MSTVSLKDAKASFSHVIDQAAAGEFVTITRHGRAAAVLVSVGAAEAARKALRKDRPSLVQYLKTFPADSDLDDDFFARNPAPSREVDL; from the coding sequence GTGTCAACAGTGAGTCTAAAGGATGCAAAGGCATCGTTCTCTCATGTTATTGATCAAGCTGCCGCTGGCGAGTTTGTAACGATCACGCGCCACGGTCGCGCCGCCGCCGTCCTCGTCAGCGTAGGAGCTGCAGAGGCCGCAAGGAAGGCACTCCGGAAGGATCGACCTAGCCTGGTCCAGTACTTGAAGACCTTTCCGGCTGATTCCGACCTCGACGACGATTTTTTCGCCCGCAACCCGGCCCCCTCCCGCGAGGTTGATCTGTGA
- a CDS encoding dodecin, with amino-acid sequence MNDHVYKKVELIGSSKISVTEAIETAISRASKTMRNLEWFEVDQIRGHIKDGAVAHYQVVMKVGFRIDD; translated from the coding sequence ATGAACGACCACGTTTACAAGAAGGTCGAACTGATCGGCAGTTCGAAGATCTCAGTCACGGAGGCGATCGAGACGGCGATTTCGCGGGCCTCAAAGACGATGAGAAACCTCGAATGGTTCGAAGTCGATCAAATCCGCGGACACATCAAGGATGGTGCGGTGGCCCACTACCAGGTGGTCATGAAGGTCGGGTTCCGCATCGACGACTGA
- a CDS encoding DUF736 family protein, whose protein sequence is MATTIATLTQKTDGTLEGVFATIRVNAPIAIIPNTNKASEEAPDYRVIHRKTGFEIGAAWARIARQTGEEYLSVKLEAPEIGVIFGNLAPAPGGEPNRKVILWNNPA, encoded by the coding sequence ATGGCCACCACGATCGCAACCCTGACGCAGAAGACCGACGGCACCCTTGAAGGCGTCTTCGCCACCATCCGGGTCAATGCCCCGATCGCCATCATCCCGAACACCAACAAGGCGAGCGAGGAAGCCCCGGACTACCGCGTCATCCATCGCAAGACCGGCTTTGAAATCGGAGCCGCGTGGGCCCGCATCGCCCGCCAGACCGGCGAGGAATACCTCTCCGTCAAGCTGGAAGCACCGGAAATCGGCGTGATCTTCGGCAATCTCGCACCCGCTCCCGGCGGGGAACCGAACCGCAAGGTCATCCTCTGGAACAATCCGGCCTGA
- a CDS encoding type II toxin-antitoxin system prevent-host-death family antitoxin, whose protein sequence is MPRTGGSYSTSDLSRKSGDIIAEALRHPVTITQRNKPRLVLLNIDDYERLMRQSDVRSVGMLETMPRELLDEFEAAVDAYAETDEASR, encoded by the coding sequence ATGCCCCGCACAGGTGGTTCCTATTCGACAAGTGATCTTTCCCGGAAATCTGGCGATATCATCGCCGAGGCACTGCGCCATCCAGTCACGATCACCCAACGCAACAAGCCGCGCCTCGTGCTTCTCAACATCGATGACTACGAACGCCTGATGCGGCAATCCGATGTCCGTTCAGTCGGCATGCTTGAAACTATGCCGCGCGAGTTGCTCGACGAATTCGAGGCCGCGGTCGACGCCTATGCGGAGACCGACGAGGCCAGCCGGTGA
- a CDS encoding DUF1173 domain-containing protein: MRQFLIVDRSLDEGSCELQALLACAYEQKLRPSCQCREPAVPMYIARFDGQYLVKRMPLSGRDHDPACPSYEPPYELSGLGPLVGNAIRLDETTGTAALAFDFSLSKRGSRAAATPSGEPSDTIRNETKKLSLRAVLHYLWEVGELTEWTSLWSGRRGWGRVRGSLINAAKQMTARGKPLSDILFVPEVFHAEDREGIAARRAAALSGLQAAGSGPRTLMLLVAEVKDSTPARDGWKISIRHMPFPFMIDDGAWRRLNARYATELEIWRSNEAFHLVAIATFGISGAGIASVEEIALMVVNQNWIPFETVHEQRLLDRLADLRRKSVKSLRFNLSRDQPVVCVTLPEQCPVPVAMCVVPAGADEEYERTLAEMLAARPEMTPWIWRIADGEMPPLPVRHDGAAGRE, from the coding sequence GTGCGGCAGTTTCTGATCGTCGACCGTTCACTTGATGAGGGCTCTTGCGAGCTGCAGGCGCTGCTTGCTTGTGCTTACGAGCAGAAACTCCGGCCCTCCTGCCAGTGCCGGGAGCCGGCGGTCCCGATGTATATCGCGAGGTTCGACGGGCAGTATCTCGTCAAACGCATGCCTCTTTCCGGGCGCGATCACGATCCCGCCTGCCCCTCCTACGAACCGCCTTACGAGCTTTCCGGCCTTGGCCCCCTCGTCGGCAATGCGATCCGTCTTGACGAAACGACTGGAACAGCGGCGCTTGCGTTTGACTTTTCGCTGTCGAAAAGAGGATCGCGGGCCGCCGCAACCCCTTCCGGCGAACCGTCCGATACGATCCGGAACGAAACAAAAAAGCTCTCGCTACGGGCCGTGCTGCATTATCTCTGGGAAGTCGGGGAACTGACGGAATGGACCTCGCTGTGGTCGGGAAGGCGCGGCTGGGGGCGGGTCCGCGGCAGCCTCATCAATGCCGCAAAGCAGATGACGGCACGCGGCAAACCTTTGAGCGACATCCTCTTCGTGCCGGAGGTATTTCATGCGGAAGACAGGGAGGGGATTGCCGCCAGGCGGGCAGCCGCACTGTCCGGCCTGCAAGCGGCGGGTTCGGGGCCAAGGACGCTCATGCTTCTCGTCGCAGAGGTGAAGGATTCTACGCCAGCGCGCGATGGCTGGAAGATCAGCATCCGACACATGCCCTTTCCGTTCATGATTGACGATGGAGCTTGGCGGCGCCTGAATGCCCGTTACGCGACCGAGCTGGAGATCTGGCGGTCGAACGAGGCGTTTCATTTGGTTGCTATCGCCACCTTCGGCATTTCGGGGGCCGGCATTGCCTCGGTCGAGGAAATTGCCCTGATGGTCGTCAACCAGAACTGGATCCCCTTCGAAACCGTACATGAACAGCGGTTGCTTGACCGGCTGGCAGATCTCCGGCGCAAGAGTGTCAAAAGTCTGCGATTCAACCTGTCTCGCGATCAGCCGGTCGTTTGCGTAACGCTGCCGGAACAATGCCCGGTGCCGGTGGCGATGTGCGTCGTGCCAGCCGGCGCTGATGAGGAGTATGAACGTACGCTTGCCGAGATGTTGGCCGCGAGGCCGGAGATGACGCCCTGGATCTGGCGCATTGCCGATGGAGAAATGCCGCCGCTGCCAGTTCGCCACGACGGCGCAGCTGGACGAGAGTAG
- a CDS encoding molybdopterin cofactor-binding domain-containing protein, which yields MSIHDKVNLAVSRRHFLIGASLSGAGLVIGLRPSPSCAAAEAFEANAFIRIPAEGKIVFIMPSVEMGQGIYTSVAMLLAEELEVRLDQITLEHAPADPARYANPLIGDQITGGSLAIRAVYEQMRKAGATARIMLVNAAAHGWNVAVDTCKAEAGHVVHAASGRRADYGSLIQAAASEPVPQEVPLKSASSFKVIGQSIRRLDSPEKVNGTAKFGIDARPEGVSYAAIAICPHFGGKLRSVTDGPAMAVKGVRQVVRIEDAVAIVADNTGAARKGLAALSIEWEQGADGALSLADLEKRAEDAIGGNALPHINEGDVAKAESEHKPALEFVYRLPILTHSAMEPMNCTVHVRNDSCDVWVGTQVLGRARQVVADVTGLPLDKVVVHNHLLGGGFGRRLDVDGVILAAKIAKQVDGPVKVTWSREEDIRHDCYRYLNYSKITATLGADGMPVSWRHRVIGPSVMARWLPAFTRDGIDLDIMTGAETPYAIPNKYTDFVRHEAPDGMLTGNWRGVGATRNVPAIEGGVDELAHAAGIDPLDYRRRLLRHKPRLLGVLDLAAEKADWSTTLPQGKGRGIALLEDFGSFAAMISEVSVGEDGKLKTDRIICAVDCGQIINPDTVEAQIQSGIIYGLSAALYGRITVQNGAVVEGNFDDSPVLRIHETPKIEVHIVPSSEAPGGIGEVGTPGVAPSLFNAIFAATGKRLRSLPIDQNELRRV from the coding sequence ATGTCCATCCACGACAAAGTCAACCTTGCTGTTTCGCGTCGGCATTTTCTGATCGGCGCATCGCTGAGCGGAGCAGGCCTGGTCATCGGCCTTCGGCCGTCGCCGTCATGCGCTGCCGCAGAGGCGTTTGAAGCAAATGCCTTCATTCGCATTCCTGCGGAAGGCAAGATTGTTTTCATCATGCCCTCCGTGGAGATGGGGCAAGGCATCTATACCTCGGTGGCGATGCTGCTGGCCGAAGAGCTGGAAGTCCGCCTCGATCAGATCACGCTGGAGCATGCACCTGCTGATCCTGCACGTTATGCAAATCCTTTGATAGGTGATCAGATCACCGGCGGTTCCCTTGCCATTCGCGCTGTTTACGAGCAGATGCGCAAGGCAGGTGCCACGGCCCGGATCATGCTGGTAAACGCTGCTGCGCATGGTTGGAACGTCGCAGTGGATACGTGCAAGGCCGAGGCCGGGCATGTCGTTCACGCTGCAAGCGGCCGCCGCGCCGACTACGGGAGCCTGATACAGGCTGCAGCATCAGAGCCCGTTCCGCAGGAAGTTCCGCTAAAATCCGCGTCCAGCTTCAAAGTGATCGGCCAGTCCATCCGACGTCTCGACAGCCCCGAGAAGGTCAACGGCACGGCCAAGTTCGGTATCGACGCCCGCCCGGAAGGCGTGTCCTATGCGGCGATAGCGATCTGTCCCCACTTCGGCGGGAAACTGCGATCGGTCACGGATGGACCGGCAATGGCGGTCAAGGGGGTCCGACAGGTCGTCCGGATCGAGGATGCAGTCGCCATCGTGGCCGACAATACTGGTGCCGCACGCAAGGGGCTTGCAGCACTTTCCATCGAGTGGGAGCAGGGCGCCGATGGTGCTCTCTCGCTGGCCGATCTCGAGAAGCGCGCGGAGGACGCGATCGGCGGCAACGCCTTGCCCCACATAAACGAAGGCGATGTCGCAAAGGCGGAATCCGAACACAAGCCCGCCCTTGAATTCGTCTACCGCCTACCGATCCTCACGCATTCGGCGATGGAGCCGATGAATTGCACGGTTCACGTCCGCAACGATAGCTGCGACGTATGGGTCGGCACCCAGGTGCTGGGCCGGGCAAGACAAGTGGTTGCTGACGTCACAGGCCTCCCGTTGGATAAGGTCGTCGTGCACAACCACCTTCTCGGTGGCGGTTTTGGCCGGAGGCTCGATGTCGACGGCGTCATTCTGGCGGCGAAGATCGCAAAGCAGGTGGATGGCCCGGTTAAGGTCACCTGGAGCCGCGAGGAAGACATCCGCCACGACTGCTACCGCTATCTAAATTACAGTAAGATCACCGCGACGCTGGGTGCCGATGGCATGCCGGTTTCCTGGCGGCATCGCGTCATCGGCCCATCCGTTATGGCGCGTTGGCTACCGGCCTTCACGCGCGATGGCATAGACCTCGACATCATGACTGGTGCGGAGACGCCGTATGCGATCCCGAACAAATATACGGACTTCGTGCGCCACGAGGCTCCGGACGGAATGTTGACGGGCAACTGGCGCGGCGTCGGTGCCACGCGCAACGTCCCGGCAATCGAAGGCGGCGTCGACGAACTGGCTCACGCCGCGGGCATCGACCCGCTCGATTACCGCAGGCGGCTGCTTCGGCATAAGCCGCGCCTCCTAGGTGTCCTCGACCTAGCGGCGGAGAAGGCGGACTGGTCGACCACTCTCCCCCAAGGCAAGGGAAGGGGTATCGCCCTTTTGGAGGATTTCGGAAGCTTTGCCGCGATGATCTCCGAAGTAAGCGTAGGGGAAGATGGCAAGCTCAAGACCGACCGCATCATCTGCGCTGTCGACTGTGGCCAGATCATCAATCCAGACACGGTAGAAGCCCAGATACAGAGCGGCATCATCTACGGCCTCAGCGCTGCACTCTACGGACGCATCACGGTCCAGAACGGTGCCGTAGTGGAGGGCAACTTCGACGATTCTCCCGTTCTGCGAATACACGAGACGCCGAAGATCGAGGTGCATATCGTGCCCAGTTCCGAGGCACCAGGCGGCATAGGGGAGGTTGGCACACCCGGTGTTGCACCCTCGCTCTTCAATGCGATCTTTGCGGCAACCGGCAAGCGGCTGCGGTCGCTGCCGATCGATCAGAACGAATTGCGGAGAGTGTGA
- a CDS encoding adenylate/guanylate cyclase domain-containing protein — protein sequence MSFEAHPGRSGMERRLAAVLIADVVGYSRMSEVDEEGTRIRFHADLHELFEPKIATHHGRLVKTMGDGVLIEFHSVVDAVHCAVEFQQEKAGRNAALPPEQRMVFRIGVNLGDIIVEGEDIHGDGVNIADRMQVLAEPGGIAISGTTYDQVRSKLAVGYLALGERRVKNIAEPIRVYRVVLDPAVERSTIGPTRTLRARAIPAAAMGIAVFLLAGLAWWQPWQREDAASIAAVDTRPSLVVLPFDNLSDDKEQGYLADGITEDLTTELARIPGLFVISRNAAFTFKNKSSLPSEVSTQLGVRYILEGSVRRAGAEMRINAKLIDSTTNGNVWAERLDGAWSDVFELQDKMVGEIATALKLRLVTSHQVGPSAGGTSNLAAYEAYLRGRELELRERPEDWVEAVKYYEQALALDRTFGNAAAALAWMYREAHWTEARSKVFGLTQDEARSKADAYFTQAPKNPSPGYYTLLAGKLKMMQRSDEAIAAAERAIALDASDPSSYESLSRAMIFNGRAENGLGYLDAAARVDPAWPRERYFLAGLAYFSMDRFEEAVVAFEKIAPESKETSYWDFWANYNGLVLLISAYGHLGRHADAAAARERLKPYLVQAQEPEYTGLMAAVEFPFKNYVDLERVLVGLRKAGVPDLPEGFSPKPEDRLDGDAIRALLFGHEIQGRNIETGEAYRRVTAPDGTTVITVGEWSDQGSSKIEGDMLCSIYPTRWRFCGVIVRNRDGTFAQKNEYRLILQWDRFEFSMVK from the coding sequence ATGTCGTTTGAGGCTCACCCAGGAAGATCTGGTATGGAGCGCCGCCTAGCAGCAGTCCTGATTGCGGATGTCGTCGGATACAGCCGAATGAGCGAGGTCGACGAAGAGGGAACGCGGATCCGCTTCCACGCCGACCTGCACGAACTCTTCGAGCCGAAGATCGCCACGCATCACGGTCGCCTGGTAAAGACCATGGGCGACGGCGTGCTCATCGAGTTCCACAGCGTGGTGGATGCCGTGCACTGCGCGGTGGAATTTCAACAGGAGAAAGCCGGGCGCAACGCAGCACTTCCGCCCGAACAGAGGATGGTTTTCCGCATTGGTGTCAATCTCGGCGACATCATCGTCGAAGGCGAAGACATTCACGGTGACGGTGTTAACATCGCCGACCGCATGCAGGTGCTGGCGGAACCCGGCGGCATCGCAATATCCGGAACCACCTATGACCAGGTGAGATCGAAGCTCGCGGTCGGTTACCTTGCGCTGGGCGAGCGGAGGGTCAAGAACATTGCCGAGCCTATCCGGGTCTATCGCGTGGTGCTTGACCCCGCGGTGGAACGCAGCACCATCGGCCCAACGAGGACCCTGCGAGCCCGGGCTATTCCCGCAGCCGCCATGGGTATCGCTGTCTTTCTATTGGCGGGATTGGCATGGTGGCAACCTTGGCAGAGGGAGGATGCTGCCTCCATTGCTGCTGTCGACACCCGACCGTCCCTCGTCGTGTTGCCTTTCGACAACCTCAGCGATGACAAGGAGCAGGGCTACCTTGCCGATGGCATTACCGAGGATTTGACAACGGAACTGGCACGCATTCCCGGCCTGTTCGTAATTTCGCGAAATGCTGCATTCACCTTTAAAAACAAGTCCAGCCTGCCATCAGAGGTTTCGACCCAATTGGGCGTTCGATACATCCTGGAGGGCAGCGTACGTCGTGCCGGGGCCGAAATGCGCATCAATGCAAAACTCATAGACTCGACGACCAATGGCAACGTGTGGGCGGAGCGGCTCGACGGGGCATGGAGCGACGTGTTCGAGCTTCAGGACAAGATGGTTGGAGAGATCGCAACGGCGCTCAAGCTTCGCCTGGTCACGAGCCATCAAGTTGGACCCAGCGCTGGTGGAACAAGTAACCTCGCCGCGTACGAGGCATATTTGCGCGGTCGCGAACTGGAACTGAGGGAAAGGCCGGAGGATTGGGTGGAGGCCGTAAAATACTATGAGCAGGCCTTGGCGCTTGATCGCACCTTTGGCAATGCTGCGGCGGCACTCGCCTGGATGTATCGGGAAGCACATTGGACCGAGGCACGGTCAAAAGTGTTCGGGCTTACGCAGGATGAAGCCCGCAGCAAGGCAGACGCCTACTTCACGCAGGCCCCCAAGAATCCCTCTCCGGGGTACTACACACTCCTCGCAGGAAAGTTGAAGATGATGCAAAGATCCGATGAGGCGATCGCCGCCGCGGAGCGGGCCATAGCGCTCGACGCCAGCGACCCTTCCAGTTACGAGTCGCTGAGTCGCGCCATGATTTTTAACGGCAGGGCCGAGAATGGTCTCGGCTACCTTGATGCCGCAGCACGTGTGGATCCCGCTTGGCCGCGCGAGCGTTACTTCCTTGCCGGGCTCGCCTACTTCTCGATGGACCGCTTCGAGGAAGCTGTCGTCGCCTTCGAAAAGATCGCTCCGGAATCGAAGGAAACCTCCTATTGGGACTTTTGGGCCAATTACAACGGGCTCGTGTTGCTCATCTCCGCCTACGGGCACCTCGGTCGACACGCTGATGCTGCTGCCGCCCGTGAGAGGTTGAAGCCATACCTGGTCCAAGCGCAGGAACCTGAATACACAGGGCTGATGGCTGCGGTCGAATTCCCGTTCAAGAATTACGTCGACCTGGAAAGAGTCCTCGTGGGTCTGCGCAAGGCAGGTGTGCCGGATCTGCCCGAGGGTTTCAGCCCGAAGCCGGAAGATCGCCTCGACGGCGACGCGATAAGGGCTCTGCTCTTCGGTCACGAAATCCAGGGGCGCAATATCGAGACAGGCGAGGCATATCGGCGAGTGACGGCACCAGACGGCACGACAGTGATCACCGTCGGAGAATGGTCCGATCAGGGGAGCAGCAAAATCGAGGGCGATATGCTCTGTTCCATCTACCCGACGCGGTGGCGTTTCTGCGGCGTCATTGTCCGCAATCGCGACGGCACGTTCGCCCAAAAGAACGAGTATCGATTGATTCTTCAGTGGGACAGGTTCGAATTCTCGATGGTGAAGTGA
- a CDS encoding DUF2493 domain-containing protein has translation MDLTLDLDDGFEPHHASSPTDRFIYEMQIYGYRPFEDEPDPRPLPEEPVVQSALTAIFDAMSEMLGDTRLEPDLEGLLWSAVNLFHRAGARIERELDRNEGQQRTGQREQDGSEVKSVELERHIAEGITLVERRNAFEFMRDFAADLFEAQTGSAWRPRTGSKVSHANMTAAMIDSRDFLSARRRAETEVLIPAGTKIAFGGGMDYNDHELIWEKLDQAHAKHPDMILLHGGSPRGAERIAACWAETRKITQITFKPNWAKHAKAAPFRRNDDMLSVMPAGVIIFPGSGITGNLADKARRLGIPVWQASGDGA, from the coding sequence ATGGACCTTACCCTTGACCTCGACGACGGCTTCGAGCCCCACCACGCATCCTCACCCACCGATCGCTTCATCTACGAAATGCAGATCTATGGATATCGCCCTTTTGAGGACGAACCTGATCCACGGCCGCTTCCCGAAGAGCCGGTCGTCCAGTCGGCACTGACCGCGATCTTCGACGCCATGTCCGAGATGCTCGGCGACACGCGGCTCGAACCCGATCTCGAAGGCCTGCTCTGGTCTGCCGTCAATCTCTTCCATCGCGCCGGCGCGCGCATCGAGCGTGAACTCGACCGCAACGAGGGGCAGCAGCGAACCGGCCAGCGCGAGCAGGACGGAAGTGAGGTAAAGAGCGTCGAGCTCGAACGGCACATCGCCGAAGGCATCACGCTTGTGGAACGCCGTAACGCCTTCGAGTTCATGCGCGACTTTGCCGCCGACCTCTTCGAGGCTCAGACCGGCTCGGCATGGCGCCCGCGCACAGGCTCCAAGGTCAGCCATGCCAACATGACGGCGGCGATGATCGACAGCCGCGACTTCCTTTCCGCCCGCCGCCGCGCCGAAACCGAGGTGCTGATCCCCGCCGGCACCAAGATCGCCTTCGGCGGCGGCATGGACTACAACGATCATGAGCTGATCTGGGAGAAGCTCGACCAGGCGCACGCCAAGCACCCTGACATGATCCTGCTGCACGGCGGTTCCCCGAGAGGTGCCGAACGCATTGCCGCCTGCTGGGCCGAGACCCGTAAGATAACGCAGATCACCTTCAAGCCGAACTGGGCAAAGCACGCCAAGGCCGCACCGTTCCGCCGCAACGACGACATGCTCTCGGTGATGCCGGCAGGCGTCATCATCTTCCCTGGCTCCGGCATCACCGGCAATCTCGCCGACAAGGCCCGCCGCCTCGGCATTCCCGTCTGGCAGGCATCAGGAGACGGCGCGTGA
- a CDS encoding Isoquinoline 1-oxidoreductase subunit: MAKRFLAIPLAAVVATIGSVAGLGPLGYAETSDGGALKTVSDFDAITQTSERSKAIFEEASRVMTHPRCINCHPATRSPTQGEDMHPHVPLMNASHSSLGPAGLVCSTCHGAENRPIVGSRMKSIPGNAHWSLAPASMAWQGLTVGDICRQVKDTSRNGNRSHADLIRHMGEDHLVGWAWHPGEGRSAPPGSQETFAALVAAWVETGAECPD, translated from the coding sequence ATGGCCAAGCGGTTTCTCGCTATCCCGCTCGCCGCTGTTGTCGCTACGATCGGGAGCGTTGCCGGCTTAGGACCATTGGGCTATGCCGAAACATCGGATGGTGGAGCGCTGAAGACCGTCTCCGATTTCGATGCGATAACGCAGACCAGCGAGCGCTCAAAAGCTATCTTCGAAGAAGCCAGCCGTGTCATGACGCATCCACGCTGCATAAACTGCCATCCGGCAACGCGCAGCCCGACGCAGGGAGAAGACATGCATCCGCATGTGCCGTTGATGAATGCCAGCCATAGCTCGCTGGGTCCGGCTGGGCTTGTCTGCAGCACTTGCCACGGTGCGGAGAATCGCCCGATCGTAGGCAGCCGCATGAAATCCATTCCGGGCAACGCACACTGGTCATTGGCCCCGGCCAGCATGGCCTGGCAAGGGCTGACGGTGGGTGACATATGTCGGCAGGTAAAAGATACAAGCCGGAACGGCAATCGTTCGCATGCCGACCTCATACGCCATATGGGCGAAGACCATCTGGTCGGCTGGGCTTGGCATCCGGGGGAAGGACGCAGTGCCCCTCCAGGCTCGCAGGAGACCTTTGCCGCGCTTGTCGCCGCCTGGGTCGAGACTGGGGCCGAATGTCCAGATTGA
- a CDS encoding (2Fe-2S)-binding protein produces MSYDLSVNGKNYAVDVDGDIPLLWVLRDTIGLTGTKFGCGIAMCGACTVHVDGAPVRSCVMPVAEVAAKPITTIEAIGETDEGARVQKAWLDIDVVQCGYCQSGQIMSATALLAANPSPTDDDIDAVMAGNICRCGTYPRIRAAIKLAAQAR; encoded by the coding sequence ATGTCCTACGATCTTTCAGTCAATGGTAAGAACTACGCCGTCGATGTGGATGGCGATATTCCGCTTTTATGGGTGCTGCGCGACACCATAGGTCTCACTGGAACGAAATTCGGCTGCGGCATCGCCATGTGCGGAGCCTGCACGGTGCATGTCGATGGTGCGCCCGTGCGCTCGTGTGTGATGCCGGTCGCCGAGGTGGCCGCCAAGCCGATCACCACGATCGAGGCGATTGGCGAGACTGACGAAGGCGCTCGGGTACAGAAGGCCTGGCTGGACATCGATGTCGTCCAATGTGGTTACTGTCAGTCTGGACAGATCATGTCCGCCACCGCGCTACTTGCTGCCAATCCGTCGCCCACCGACGACGATATCGATGCCGTCATGGCCGGAAATATCTGTCGATGCGGCACTTATCCGCGCATTCGGGCGGCGATCAAACTGGCTGCCCAGGCGAGGTGA
- a CDS encoding toprim domain-containing protein has product MLSASELADRLARNAEAVCRHYLSAGRRIGNYWIVGDVANSKGRSLYVHLSGLRAGKWTDAATGQHGNLLDLIRETCGLVDFRDVADEARHFLSLPQPGPVALREDEDIGSAPPNRPAAERARRLFRMSQPLAGTLADRYLRQRGILHASAHAALRYHSCCFYWDLLTGSRTSYPALIAAVTDAAGAITGVHRTWLDKDGDGKAKVEDPRRALGSLLGNAVRFGFPVDGSVPILVAGEGLESMLSLFQVMPGMPMAAALTVNHLAAFVPPPGCQRLYIAADADAAGRHGIEGLSRRAQALGILPLVIASELGDFNEDLRRLGPDRLTATLRQQLAPPDAMAFLRV; this is encoded by the coding sequence ATGTTGTCCGCCTCTGAACTGGCGGACCGTCTCGCGCGCAATGCCGAGGCCGTCTGCCGCCATTACCTCTCAGCCGGCCGGCGCATCGGCAACTACTGGATCGTCGGCGACGTCGCCAACAGCAAGGGCCGCTCGCTCTATGTCCATCTCAGCGGCCTGCGGGCCGGCAAATGGACAGATGCGGCCACCGGCCAGCACGGCAACCTGCTCGATCTCATCCGCGAGACATGCGGACTGGTCGATTTCCGCGACGTGGCGGATGAGGCAAGGCATTTTCTGAGCTTGCCTCAGCCCGGTCCAGTAGCGTTGCGAGAGGATGAAGACATCGGTTCCGCACCGCCCAACCGGCCAGCCGCCGAACGGGCCCGACGCCTCTTTCGCATGTCGCAGCCGTTGGCAGGTACGCTCGCGGATCGCTATCTGCGACAGCGCGGCATCTTGCATGCATCCGCACATGCCGCGCTGCGCTACCATTCGTGCTGCTTCTACTGGGATCTGCTGACCGGCAGCAGAACCAGCTATCCCGCCCTGATTGCTGCTGTCACCGACGCTGCCGGGGCAATCACCGGCGTACATCGCACATGGCTCGACAAGGATGGCGACGGGAAGGCGAAGGTCGAAGATCCGCGCCGCGCGCTTGGTAGTCTTCTTGGTAATGCCGTTCGCTTCGGTTTTCCGGTCGATGGGTCCGTGCCGATCTTGGTGGCAGGCGAGGGCCTCGAATCCATGCTGTCATTGTTCCAGGTGATGCCTGGCATGCCGATGGCGGCGGCGCTCACCGTCAATCACCTTGCCGCCTTCGTGCCGCCGCCAGGTTGCCAACGCCTCTATATAGCGGCCGATGCGGATGCAGCCGGCCGGCATGGGATCGAAGGACTGAGCCGCCGGGCTCAGGCTCTCGGGATCCTGCCGCTCGTCATTGCATCCGAGCTCGGCGACTTCAACGAGGATCTGCGGCGGCTTGGGCCGGATCGGCTGACGGCAACTCTGCGCCAGCAGCTCGCGCCGCCAGATGCGATGGCCTTTCTGCGCGTGTGA